One genomic region from Arthrobacter pigmenti encodes:
- a CDS encoding HRDC domain-containing protein, producing the protein MIQQQSEPDSSAAGVSASAAGTSTELPLLESPREGVPFVIDTPAGLERAAKALASGTGPAAVDAERASGFRYGQRAFLVQIRREDAGTWLIDPEPYTDLSIINDALSGVEWILHAATQDLPCLSALGMWPDKLFDTELAARLAGLPRVGLAAVIESLLGFTLAKEHSAADWSQRPLPEPWLRYAALDVEVLVELRGHLIEILEGNGKLAIAQEEFEFIRTSPPMPPKMDPWRRTSGVHQVRDRRQLAAVRELWTERELLAEKRDVAPGRLIPDAAIVAAARAMPQTVPQLLGVNGFHGRAAQREAPRWLRCITAARMSRDLPELQLPTNAPPPPRVWPEKDPAAAARLQTAKPRVAAVAEKLDMPIENLLTPDYLRRLSWRPPARIDLDTVSAALAELGARRWQIEHVAAVITVAFLDPDPLQPKQPKGQ; encoded by the coding sequence ATGATCCAGCAGCAATCCGAGCCTGACAGCAGCGCCGCAGGTGTCAGCGCATCCGCTGCAGGCACCTCGACTGAACTGCCCTTGCTCGAATCACCCCGAGAAGGCGTCCCATTCGTCATCGACACACCCGCCGGTCTGGAACGCGCGGCAAAGGCGCTCGCCTCCGGAACCGGGCCGGCCGCAGTTGATGCCGAACGAGCGTCCGGTTTCCGTTACGGCCAGCGGGCGTTCCTGGTCCAGATTCGTCGGGAGGACGCCGGCACCTGGCTGATTGATCCGGAACCTTATACCGACTTGTCGATCATCAATGACGCTCTCTCCGGGGTTGAGTGGATTCTCCACGCTGCCACCCAGGACCTTCCGTGCCTGTCTGCGCTCGGTATGTGGCCGGACAAGCTTTTCGATACCGAGCTGGCTGCCCGCCTTGCCGGTTTGCCGAGGGTAGGGCTTGCCGCGGTCATCGAGAGCCTGCTGGGATTCACGCTGGCAAAGGAGCACTCGGCGGCAGACTGGTCTCAGCGTCCGCTGCCGGAACCATGGCTACGCTACGCGGCGCTGGATGTCGAAGTCCTGGTGGAACTGCGCGGGCACCTCATCGAGATCCTCGAGGGGAACGGCAAACTGGCAATTGCGCAGGAGGAATTCGAGTTCATTCGTACCAGTCCGCCGATGCCCCCGAAGATGGATCCCTGGCGTCGTACATCCGGCGTCCACCAGGTGCGTGACCGGCGCCAGTTAGCGGCAGTACGTGAGTTGTGGACGGAGCGGGAGCTTCTGGCGGAGAAACGCGACGTCGCACCCGGCAGATTGATCCCGGACGCCGCGATAGTAGCAGCGGCACGGGCCATGCCGCAGACCGTACCCCAGCTGCTCGGCGTGAACGGATTTCATGGAAGGGCAGCCCAGCGTGAAGCTCCGCGGTGGCTTCGGTGCATCACCGCGGCTCGTATGTCGCGGGACCTGCCGGAGCTACAGCTGCCCACCAACGCCCCTCCTCCCCCGCGCGTTTGGCCGGAGAAGGATCCGGCGGCTGCGGCACGGCTTCAAACCGCCAAGCCGCGGGTAGCCGCCGTAGCTGAGAAGCTGGATATGCCAATCGAAAACCTTCTCACTCCCGATTACCTTCGCCGGCTCTCCTGGCGCCCTCCTGCACGGATTGACCTCGACACTGTATCGGCAGCTCTGGCCGAGCTCGGCGCCCGCCGCTGGCAGATCGAGCATGTAGCCGCCGTGATCACCGTTGCCTTCCTTGACCCCGATCCGCTTCAGCCCAAACAACCGAAAGGCCAGTGA
- a CDS encoding DUF6421 family protein, whose product MRTNPENQPQTLPAWQDLKDAAAALQPLQAKDGSVADQADIPAASANVDTIIRCIQELTPLFSHDRVYLDALVSDFGRWNDAGLGVPDFLDSLVEFQPQLDRADGRRHLVIFPMYTQNGSTNRLVEAVLIEVLWPEFIAELEAGDYSNKLFVPIRFLDFTPGYDTNSAVLFPETVAVRETPQFTWGAIFADREAARFRRVVAAAADITRLELPEEARLLLEDQHLAEETFVMWDLIHDRTHMRGDLPFDPFMIKQRMPYFLYSLEELRCDLTAFRESVRIAADDDASEEARRHARLVQYAVIFDRIFRFAITGSRVRNYDGLGGQLLFAWLHQNHVLHWTDTTLTIDWDEVPGVVIALGEKIQQLYWRSIDRPKIAHWLAAYELVSETVTPHPASIWAKGPDALPLDGPPRGLTDAVLDDEFPLSMFFEALDRKMKDVIESTAGITGRNP is encoded by the coding sequence ATCCGGACGAACCCCGAGAACCAGCCGCAGACGCTGCCCGCATGGCAAGATCTCAAGGATGCCGCGGCAGCACTCCAGCCTTTGCAGGCGAAGGACGGCTCCGTTGCCGACCAAGCGGACATACCGGCAGCCTCGGCGAACGTGGATACCATCATCCGCTGCATCCAGGAACTTACGCCGCTCTTCTCACACGACCGTGTGTATCTGGATGCGCTGGTGAGCGACTTCGGCCGCTGGAATGACGCAGGTCTCGGCGTGCCGGACTTCCTGGACTCGCTGGTGGAGTTCCAGCCCCAACTGGACCGCGCCGACGGACGCCGACATCTGGTGATCTTCCCCATGTATACCCAGAACGGAAGTACCAACCGCCTGGTCGAAGCCGTGCTCATCGAGGTTCTCTGGCCGGAGTTCATCGCTGAGCTTGAGGCCGGCGATTACTCCAACAAGCTCTTCGTTCCCATCAGGTTCCTTGACTTCACGCCCGGTTATGACACCAACTCCGCGGTGCTTTTCCCCGAGACCGTCGCCGTGCGCGAGACCCCCCAGTTTACGTGGGGCGCCATCTTCGCGGACCGGGAGGCAGCCCGCTTCCGCCGTGTCGTTGCAGCGGCCGCCGACATCACGCGCCTGGAACTACCGGAAGAGGCCCGTCTTCTCCTCGAAGACCAGCACCTCGCCGAAGAGACGTTCGTCATGTGGGATCTCATCCATGACAGAACGCACATGCGCGGCGATCTGCCATTCGACCCCTTCATGATCAAGCAGCGCATGCCGTACTTCCTCTACTCGCTTGAGGAGTTGCGGTGCGACCTCACCGCCTTCCGCGAATCCGTCCGGATAGCGGCCGACGACGACGCCTCCGAAGAAGCGCGTCGCCATGCCCGCCTCGTACAGTACGCGGTGATCTTCGACCGCATCTTCCGCTTCGCCATCACGGGAAGCCGCGTGCGGAACTACGACGGCCTCGGCGGGCAACTGCTCTTTGCCTGGCTGCACCAGAACCACGTATTGCACTGGACCGATACCACCCTGACTATCGACTGGGACGAAGTACCCGGCGTCGTCATCGCCCTGGGTGAGAAGATCCAGCAGCTGTACTGGCGCTCGATCGACCGTCCCAAGATCGCGCACTGGCTTGCTGCCTACGAACTCGTCTCAGAAACCGTCACGCCGCACCCTGCCTCAATCTGGGCAAAGGGACCGGACGCGCTGCCGCTGGACGGACCGCCGCGCGGTCTGACCGATGCCGTCCTGGACGATGAGTTCCCCCTCTCCATGTTCTTCGAGGCGCTGGACCGCAAGATGAAGGACGTCATCGAATCCACAGCCGGCATCACGGGGCGCAATCCGTGA
- the ndk gene encoding nucleoside-diphosphate kinase, producing the protein MSAERTLVLVKPDGVSRGLSGKILARVEAKGYRLIDLSLVSATREKLEAHYAEHVGKPFYEPLVEFMLSGPIVAAVFEGERVIEGFRSLAGATEPTTAAPGTIRGDFGRDWGLKVQQNLVHGSDSVESAEKEIGIWFS; encoded by the coding sequence ATGAGTGCTGAGCGCACCCTGGTACTGGTCAAGCCCGACGGCGTCTCCCGAGGACTGAGCGGGAAAATCCTCGCGCGGGTTGAGGCCAAGGGATACAGGCTGATCGATCTGTCGCTTGTTTCCGCCACACGGGAGAAGCTCGAAGCCCACTACGCCGAGCACGTCGGCAAGCCGTTCTACGAACCGCTCGTCGAGTTCATGCTCAGCGGGCCCATTGTTGCGGCCGTCTTTGAGGGTGAACGTGTGATCGAGGGCTTCCGCTCACTCGCCGGAGCAACGGAACCGACGACGGCGGCACCCGGCACCATCCGTGGCGATTTCGGCCGTGACTGGGGGCTGAAGGTGCAGCAGAACCTCGTGCACGGATCGGATTCCGTGGAGTCCGCCGAAAAGGAAATCGGCATCTGGTTCAGCTGA
- a CDS encoding SDR family NAD(P)-dependent oxidoreductase: protein MSDHSSLHVLIAGATSQAGIATAEALSAAGAKVIAVGSDSGRLQSALGHMPTVELRTCNLADAAAVGSLAARLRDEGIAVDGLIHLVGGWRGGSGIEGQAEEDYEFLHTSVLTTLRNTTRSFVSDLERSARGRLAIVSATAVDQPTAGNASYAAVKAAAETWVRAVAHEFAGQSESDAKGPAAAIVVVKALLDDGMQAARPDRRFPGYTHVRDLAATLAGLFDQAPAAINGQRLVLAD from the coding sequence GTGAGCGATCATTCAAGTTTGCACGTCCTGATCGCAGGGGCTACGAGCCAGGCCGGAATAGCCACAGCTGAGGCGCTCTCTGCCGCGGGTGCGAAAGTGATAGCCGTCGGGTCGGACTCCGGACGCCTGCAGAGTGCGCTTGGTCACATGCCCACCGTCGAGTTGCGCACGTGCAACCTGGCGGACGCTGCCGCAGTTGGCTCGCTCGCGGCGCGTTTGCGGGACGAGGGCATTGCGGTAGACGGACTAATACACCTCGTGGGCGGATGGCGGGGAGGATCCGGCATCGAAGGACAGGCCGAGGAGGACTACGAGTTCCTGCACACCTCGGTGCTGACAACGCTTCGAAACACCACCCGTTCGTTCGTTTCGGACCTTGAGCGATCGGCGCGGGGAAGGCTCGCCATAGTCTCCGCCACTGCCGTAGATCAACCCACTGCAGGCAATGCCTCGTATGCTGCGGTGAAAGCCGCCGCCGAAACCTGGGTTCGCGCAGTGGCACACGAATTCGCCGGCCAGTCCGAGAGCGATGCGAAGGGACCGGCCGCCGCGATCGTCGTCGTCAAAGCACTGCTCGACGACGGCATGCAGGCCGCGAGGCCGGACCGCCGTTTTCCCGGATACACGCACGTTCGCGACCTTGCCGCCACGCTGGCTGGGCTCTTCGACCAGGCGCCGGCCGCGATTAACGGCCAGCGGCTGGTGCTCGCGGACTGA
- the msrB gene encoding peptide-methionine (R)-S-oxide reductase MsrB, with the protein MSTPEQLPETGHGTDTARIEKTDEEWRRELTPEEYHVLRQAGTERPFTGEYHDTHTRGMYQCRACGHELFTSNEKFDSHCGWPSFWAPLAEDRVRYIRDKTLGMERVEVRCARCDSHLGHVFEGEGYGTPTDQRYCINSVSMRLVPQV; encoded by the coding sequence ATGAGCACTCCAGAACAACTTCCTGAAACCGGCCACGGCACCGACACCGCCCGTATCGAAAAGACCGACGAAGAGTGGCGGCGGGAGCTGACGCCCGAGGAATACCACGTCCTGCGCCAGGCAGGCACTGAACGGCCGTTCACCGGTGAGTACCATGACACGCACACCCGCGGAATGTACCAGTGCAGGGCATGTGGACATGAGCTGTTCACGAGCAACGAGAAGTTCGATTCCCACTGTGGTTGGCCATCGTTCTGGGCACCGCTCGCCGAGGATCGCGTCCGGTACATCCGGGACAAGACCCTGGGCATGGAGCGGGTCGAGGTCAGATGCGCGCGCTGCGACTCGCACCTCGGCCATGTGTTCGAGGGTGAGGGCTACGGCACACCCACGGACCAGCGCTATTGCATCAATTCTGTCTCCATGCGTCTGGTGCCGCAGGTCTGA
- a CDS encoding aldo/keto reductase gives MTEYRRLGTSGLSVSVVGLGCNNLGRPGTPSESQRGANAVISAAVEAGITLFDVADSYGRTPGLSEEMLGRALGRNRDDVVLATKFGLDLKGANGPDWAARGSRRYIIRAVEASLKRLNTEWIDLYQYHAPDAATPIDETLSALDHLVQSGKVRYIGHSNFAGWQVAEAEYVARQLGRTRFISAQNHYNLLERRVEREVVPAAAAYGLGLLPYFPLANGLLTGKYGAGSAPAGSRLTHSRTNLLDQADWDQLADFSAYARARSLTELQVAFSWLASRPTVASVIAGATKPEQVRQNAEAVSWVPTEADLEELDRIFPAN, from the coding sequence ATGACTGAATACCGGAGACTTGGCACATCTGGATTGAGCGTTTCGGTGGTCGGCCTGGGGTGTAACAACCTTGGCCGGCCGGGAACGCCGTCGGAATCGCAACGAGGCGCCAACGCCGTCATCAGCGCCGCGGTTGAAGCGGGCATCACCCTGTTCGACGTAGCTGACTCCTACGGCCGGACGCCCGGGCTGAGCGAGGAGATGCTCGGCAGGGCGCTGGGGCGCAACCGGGACGACGTCGTTCTGGCAACCAAGTTTGGGCTGGACCTGAAGGGCGCCAACGGGCCGGACTGGGCTGCCCGAGGCTCGCGCCGATACATCATCCGGGCTGTCGAAGCTTCCCTGAAACGGTTGAACACTGAATGGATCGACCTCTACCAGTACCACGCGCCCGACGCCGCAACGCCGATCGATGAGACGCTGTCCGCGCTGGACCACCTCGTACAGAGCGGCAAGGTCCGGTACATCGGGCACTCAAATTTTGCGGGCTGGCAGGTCGCTGAAGCCGAGTACGTCGCCCGCCAACTCGGGCGTACCCGGTTTATCTCAGCGCAGAACCACTACAACCTGCTGGAACGCAGGGTGGAACGTGAGGTTGTCCCGGCCGCGGCCGCTTACGGCCTCGGTCTCCTGCCCTACTTCCCCCTCGCCAACGGCCTCCTCACGGGGAAGTACGGGGCGGGTAGCGCTCCTGCGGGGAGCCGGTTGACGCATTCCCGCACAAATCTGCTCGATCAGGCGGACTGGGATCAGCTCGCCGATTTCAGCGCCTACGCGCGGGCCCGCTCCCTGACCGAGCTCCAGGTGGCGTTCTCCTGGCTGGCGAGCCGGCCCACCGTAGCCAGCGTGATCGCCGGGGCTACGAAACCGGAGCAGGTCAGGCAGAACGCGGAGGCTGTCAGCTGGGTCCCCACGGAGGCAGACCTTGAGGAGCTGGACAGGATCTTTCCGGCGAACTGA
- a CDS encoding DUF3000 family protein, whose product MGDLSQVPPEFLNALAGLRRAKCRSELRLDEIPAPSRLAPYAVALGAEVLQDARPGPVPVHGPARAALQPADPEELATGRFILLYDPDGSEVWDGTFRIVTYIRAQLEPDMGNDALLGSVAWTWLVEALQTHDAGHRSAGGTATRILSESFGSLADRVDTIDIELRASWTPDSGSVQNHLEAWADMVCTFAGLPPLPDGVAALPSRRRN is encoded by the coding sequence ATTGGTGACCTTTCGCAGGTCCCCCCAGAATTCCTGAATGCCCTGGCCGGCCTGAGGCGGGCGAAGTGCCGCAGTGAACTCCGCCTCGATGAGATTCCGGCGCCCTCCCGGCTCGCGCCATACGCGGTGGCGTTGGGCGCCGAGGTCCTGCAGGACGCTCGTCCGGGACCCGTTCCCGTGCACGGTCCGGCGCGGGCCGCCCTACAGCCTGCAGACCCCGAGGAGCTGGCCACAGGCCGCTTCATCCTCCTCTATGACCCAGACGGCTCCGAGGTCTGGGATGGAACGTTCCGGATCGTCACCTACATTCGTGCCCAATTGGAGCCGGATATGGGCAACGACGCACTCCTGGGGTCGGTTGCATGGACCTGGCTGGTTGAAGCGCTGCAGACGCACGACGCGGGCCACCGGTCAGCAGGCGGAACCGCCACCCGCATCCTCTCCGAAAGTTTCGGATCACTGGCCGATCGTGTTGACACCATTGATATCGAACTGCGGGCGTCCTGGACCCCCGATTCAGGAAGTGTGCAGAACCACCTCGAAGCGTGGGCGGACATGGTGTGCACGTTCGCCGGTCTTCCGCCGTTGCCCGACGGCGTTGCCGCACTGCCGAGCCGACGCCGAAACTAG
- a CDS encoding 3-hydroxyacyl-CoA dehydrogenase NAD-binding domain-containing protein — protein MSFDRFEELAALVPDEVVTHSLVQDVELPGGAGIMALITLDNGLDHNKPTTLGPNTLIEFGRTLESLQKRAGAGELVAVGLTGKPYFLAAGADLSTVKSLKAAEHGRLMAELGHSAYNLLGDLGVPSFAFINGVALGGGLEIALAATYRTVSTGASGIGLPEAFIGLVPGWGGVYRLPRLTGPAAALKVMIENPLSNNRMLDGRAAYDIGIADALFEPADFLEQSLQWALGVLSDASSVQARRAELSRHDDGEWKATVAAGRAFVESKTGNAAPAPGKVLDLFEAAQHRTREESAAAECEALTELMQSPQFHATVYAFLDLVQKRAKRPAGAPDAALARPVTKVGVVGAGLMASQLALLFARQLRVPVVLTDIDQSRVDKGVGWVHGEAEKLLAKKRLSADGANRIKGLVSGSVSKAAFADADFVIEAVFEELQVKKTVFAEVEEVVSPECILATNTSSLSVAAMAENLKHPERVVGFHFFNPVAAMPLLEVVNAPHTSQEVLATAFAAAKELKKSAVLVKDAPAFVVNRILGRMFGEITAVFDEGTDAATADNALRPMGLPMTPFKLLALVGLPVGQHVQESLNDAFGDRFHLSKNQQRLIDAGKQGLWEKDDSGNDVVPEETLALLEFGSSPSTSEEVLRRTQDALADEIGRMLSEGVVAAPQDIDLCMILGAGWPMHLGGITPYLDRVGASDRVNGRTFH, from the coding sequence ATGAGTTTTGATCGCTTCGAAGAACTGGCCGCGCTTGTACCCGATGAAGTGGTGACCCACTCGCTGGTGCAGGATGTCGAGCTACCAGGCGGCGCCGGGATCATGGCGCTGATAACGCTGGACAACGGGCTGGACCACAACAAACCAACCACCCTCGGGCCCAACACGCTCATCGAGTTCGGTCGCACCCTGGAATCGCTGCAGAAACGCGCGGGTGCGGGCGAGCTGGTCGCCGTCGGGCTGACCGGCAAGCCCTATTTCCTCGCCGCAGGCGCCGATCTGTCAACGGTGAAATCACTGAAGGCGGCCGAGCATGGCCGCCTCATGGCCGAGCTTGGCCACTCTGCGTACAACCTGCTCGGCGATCTGGGTGTGCCGAGCTTCGCCTTCATCAACGGTGTTGCCTTGGGCGGCGGGTTGGAAATTGCACTCGCGGCCACCTATCGCACAGTCTCGACCGGAGCTTCCGGTATCGGATTGCCGGAGGCTTTCATCGGGTTGGTCCCGGGCTGGGGCGGCGTGTATCGGCTGCCCCGTCTCACCGGCCCGGCTGCGGCGTTGAAGGTGATGATTGAAAACCCGCTCAGCAACAACCGCATGCTGGACGGCCGCGCGGCATATGACATCGGCATCGCTGATGCGCTCTTTGAGCCGGCCGATTTCCTGGAGCAGTCGCTTCAGTGGGCCCTGGGAGTGCTCTCGGATGCTTCTTCCGTCCAGGCGCGTCGCGCCGAGCTGTCCCGCCATGACGACGGCGAGTGGAAGGCTACCGTGGCGGCAGGGCGTGCCTTCGTCGAGTCGAAGACGGGAAACGCTGCCCCCGCGCCCGGAAAGGTGCTGGACCTGTTTGAGGCGGCCCAGCACCGAACGCGCGAAGAATCCGCGGCCGCCGAATGCGAGGCACTCACGGAACTGATGCAGTCGCCCCAGTTCCACGCCACAGTGTATGCCTTCCTGGACCTGGTCCAGAAACGGGCCAAGCGTCCCGCCGGCGCACCCGACGCAGCCCTGGCACGGCCGGTTACCAAGGTGGGCGTGGTTGGTGCCGGATTGATGGCGAGCCAGCTTGCACTGCTTTTCGCGCGGCAGCTTCGCGTTCCGGTTGTGCTTACCGATATAGACCAGTCGCGGGTGGACAAGGGCGTGGGCTGGGTGCACGGCGAAGCGGAGAAGCTGCTCGCGAAGAAGCGCCTGTCCGCTGACGGCGCCAATCGGATCAAGGGACTGGTATCCGGGTCCGTATCGAAAGCAGCCTTCGCCGACGCTGACTTCGTTATCGAAGCGGTGTTTGAAGAACTTCAGGTGAAGAAGACCGTGTTTGCGGAGGTGGAGGAGGTCGTTTCACCCGAATGCATCCTCGCCACCAACACGTCGTCCCTTTCCGTTGCAGCGATGGCCGAGAACCTCAAGCACCCCGAGCGCGTGGTGGGTTTCCACTTCTTCAACCCTGTGGCTGCAATGCCGCTGCTGGAGGTGGTGAATGCTCCGCACACCAGCCAGGAAGTCCTCGCTACCGCGTTCGCGGCGGCAAAGGAACTCAAGAAGTCCGCGGTGCTCGTGAAGGATGCGCCGGCATTTGTGGTCAATCGAATTCTCGGCCGCATGTTCGGCGAAATCACCGCAGTCTTCGATGAGGGAACGGATGCCGCCACCGCGGATAATGCGCTGCGCCCGATGGGCCTTCCTATGACACCGTTCAAACTCCTGGCCCTCGTAGGGCTACCCGTTGGACAGCATGTACAGGAATCGTTGAACGACGCTTTCGGCGACCGCTTCCATCTGTCGAAGAACCAACAGCGGCTTATTGACGCCGGGAAGCAGGGGCTGTGGGAAAAGGACGACTCGGGCAACGACGTCGTGCCGGAAGAAACCCTTGCGCTGCTTGAGTTTGGTTCATCGCCCTCGACCAGCGAGGAAGTGCTGCGGCGCACCCAGGACGCGCTCGCGGATGAGATTGGCCGAATGCTCAGCGAGGGCGTGGTTGCCGCTCCCCAGGATATTGACCTCTGCATGATCCTTGGCGCTGGCTGGCCCATGCATCTTGGCGGTATCACCCCCTACCTCGACCGGGTGGGTGCGTCGGATCGTGTGAACGGCCGAACGTTCCACTAA
- a CDS encoding beta-eliminating lyase-related protein has translation MTETISVPARLHDPNVRGFASDNYSGVHAEVLAALAAANEGHQVAYGEDVYTSRLSELMVEHFGEGTLAYPVFNGTGANVLGLQSLLPRWGAVICAKTAHINVDENGAPERVGGMKLLAVATPDGKLTPELIDLEAWGWGDEHRAQPLAVSITQTTELGTLYTPEEIRAIADHVHARGMHLHLDGARIANAAAALGVPLRAFTRDAGVDVLSFGGTKNGLMFGECVVVLNPAAATGLEYLRKMNMQLASKMRFVSAQLVALLEDGLWLRSASHANAMAARLTAAVSGIEGVTLTQPTTANAVFAILPPGTADRIREQFRFYDWDPSTGEVRWMCSFDTTPEDVDAFAAAIRSEVAAG, from the coding sequence GTGACTGAAACCATCTCTGTCCCCGCCCGCCTGCACGACCCCAACGTCCGGGGTTTCGCCTCCGACAACTACTCCGGCGTACACGCCGAGGTGCTCGCCGCTCTTGCTGCCGCCAACGAGGGCCATCAGGTGGCCTACGGCGAGGACGTGTATACGTCCCGCCTGAGCGAACTGATGGTGGAGCATTTCGGTGAGGGAACTTTGGCCTACCCGGTGTTCAACGGCACGGGCGCCAACGTCCTTGGCCTGCAGTCGCTGCTGCCGCGCTGGGGTGCGGTGATCTGTGCGAAGACCGCGCACATCAATGTGGATGAGAACGGTGCGCCGGAGCGGGTCGGCGGAATGAAGCTGCTTGCTGTGGCCACGCCGGATGGCAAGCTCACGCCTGAACTGATAGACCTCGAAGCCTGGGGCTGGGGGGATGAGCACCGTGCGCAGCCACTGGCCGTCTCGATCACCCAGACCACCGAACTCGGTACGCTCTATACCCCTGAAGAGATCCGCGCGATCGCCGACCATGTTCACGCCCGCGGCATGCATCTGCACCTGGACGGAGCACGGATCGCCAATGCGGCTGCCGCCCTCGGAGTGCCGCTCCGTGCCTTCACCCGTGATGCCGGCGTCGACGTCCTGTCTTTCGGCGGAACGAAGAACGGCCTGATGTTCGGCGAGTGCGTTGTGGTCCTGAATCCAGCGGCGGCGACCGGGCTGGAGTACCTCCGCAAGATGAACATGCAGCTTGCCTCCAAGATGCGATTTGTTTCCGCCCAGCTCGTGGCACTGCTCGAAGATGGACTTTGGCTTCGCTCCGCGAGCCACGCCAACGCCATGGCGGCGCGGCTCACGGCCGCCGTCTCCGGGATCGAGGGCGTCACGTTGACACAGCCGACGACGGCGAACGCGGTTTTCGCGATCCTTCCGCCCGGTACGGCAGACCGCATCCGCGAGCAGTTCCGTTTCTACGACTGGGACCCGTCCACAGGTGAGGTGCGGTGGATGTGCTCCTTCGACACTACGCCGGAGGACGTGGATGCTTTCGCTGCGGCCATCCGGAGCGAAGTTGCGGCCGGTTAG
- a CDS encoding thiolase family protein has protein sequence MPTEPTATGRHVREVVFVDGVRTPFGKAGEKGIHAGTRADDLVVKCIRELLRRNPSLPPERIDDIAIAATTQTGDQGLTIGRTAALLAGLPRTVPGFAIDRMCAGAMTAVTTTASGIAFGAYDVVVAGGVEHMGHHPMGAGTDPNPRFLTEKLVDPAALNMGNTAENLHDRFPAVTKERADSYAVASQAKLAEAYGNNRIQPDLVPVAGRKPGSGWTLHHTDEPPRPGTSLEDLASLRTPFRPHGRVTAGNAAGLNDGATAALLASSDAAAELGLPVKMRLVSYAFAGVEPEVMGIGPVPATEKALRQAGLRIEDIGLFEINEAFAVQVLSFLDHFGITDDDPRVNRYGGAIAVGHPLASSGVRLMTQLARQFEEDPSVRYGMTTMCVGLGMGGTVIWENPHHADYSLKMSEDAA, from the coding sequence ATGCCCACAGAGCCCACAGCAACAGGGCGGCACGTTCGAGAGGTTGTCTTTGTTGACGGCGTAAGGACGCCCTTCGGCAAGGCCGGCGAGAAGGGAATCCACGCGGGAACCAGGGCTGATGACCTTGTCGTCAAATGCATTCGCGAACTTCTGCGCCGCAATCCGTCGCTTCCCCCGGAACGCATCGACGACATCGCGATCGCCGCAACAACCCAGACCGGCGATCAGGGACTCACAATCGGACGAACGGCCGCCCTGCTCGCCGGGCTGCCGCGAACGGTCCCGGGATTCGCTATCGACCGGATGTGTGCGGGCGCCATGACCGCTGTGACCACCACAGCTTCGGGCATCGCCTTCGGAGCCTATGACGTCGTTGTGGCCGGCGGCGTTGAGCACATGGGCCACCATCCGATGGGCGCCGGGACCGATCCCAACCCCCGGTTCCTCACGGAGAAGCTTGTGGATCCGGCGGCACTCAATATGGGCAACACTGCGGAGAACCTGCACGATCGCTTCCCTGCGGTTACCAAGGAGCGTGCTGATTCCTATGCCGTCGCGAGTCAGGCGAAACTCGCCGAAGCCTACGGCAACAACCGGATCCAGCCCGACCTCGTCCCCGTTGCGGGGAGGAAGCCCGGTTCGGGCTGGACATTGCACCACACGGACGAGCCCCCTCGACCCGGCACATCGCTGGAGGATCTCGCTTCGCTTCGCACCCCGTTCCGCCCGCATGGGCGGGTCACAGCCGGCAACGCAGCAGGGCTGAACGACGGCGCGACGGCGGCCCTGCTCGCCTCCTCCGACGCCGCGGCCGAGCTGGGCTTGCCGGTGAAAATGCGGCTGGTCTCCTATGCCTTCGCGGGCGTAGAACCCGAAGTAATGGGAATCGGGCCAGTTCCCGCCACGGAAAAGGCACTGCGCCAGGCGGGGTTGCGCATTGAGGACATCGGCCTGTTCGAGATCAATGAGGCCTTCGCCGTTCAAGTGCTTTCGTTCCTGGATCACTTCGGCATCACCGACGATGATCCGAGGGTCAACCGCTATGGAGGCGCGATTGCCGTCGGGCATCCCCTGGCCTCCTCGGGAGTGCGTCTGATGACCCAACTCGCTCGCCAGTTCGAGGAGGATCCCAGCGTGCGATACGGAATGACCACCATGTGCGTGGGATTGGGAATGGGTGGGACCGTCATCTGGGAGAACCCTCATCACGCAGACTACTCGCTGAAGATGTCGGAGGACGCAGCATGA